The proteins below come from a single Asanoa ferruginea genomic window:
- a CDS encoding alpha/beta fold hydrolase — MPSIPGFDLRRVTVDDGVALTAAVGGSGRPIVLLHGFPQTHLMWRHVAADLAADHTVICPDLRGYGASDKPEAGELTYAKRTMAADVVALAKALGHDRFALAGHDRGALVAIRAGLDHPETITHLAALDVLPTLDMWDVLHGAQAAVAFHLYLMAQPPGLPERMIEASADEFFGSFLDGWAGDAAAIPPDVRATYLAASRAAVPSIVADYRASAGIDVAHDRADRDAGRRLAMPVAVVQQDWGAALGYDAAAIWGAWAPDLVHRTTSAGHFMAEEAPDEIVKALRDLLSR; from the coding sequence ATGCCCTCGATTCCCGGATTCGACCTGCGCCGCGTCACCGTCGACGACGGAGTGGCGCTGACCGCCGCGGTGGGCGGTTCCGGCCGCCCGATCGTGCTCCTGCACGGCTTCCCGCAGACCCACCTGATGTGGCGGCATGTCGCCGCCGACCTGGCCGCCGACCACACCGTGATCTGCCCAGACCTACGGGGGTACGGCGCCAGCGACAAGCCGGAGGCCGGCGAGCTCACCTACGCGAAGCGGACCATGGCCGCCGATGTCGTGGCGCTGGCGAAGGCACTCGGACACGACCGGTTCGCCCTCGCCGGCCATGATCGCGGTGCGCTGGTGGCCATCCGCGCCGGTCTCGACCACCCGGAGACGATCACCCACTTGGCCGCCCTCGACGTGCTGCCGACGCTGGACATGTGGGATGTGCTGCACGGCGCCCAGGCGGCGGTCGCCTTCCACCTCTACCTGATGGCCCAGCCGCCGGGCCTGCCCGAGCGGATGATCGAGGCAAGCGCCGACGAGTTCTTCGGCTCGTTCCTCGACGGCTGGGCCGGCGACGCCGCCGCGATCCCGCCCGACGTGCGCGCGACCTACCTGGCCGCCTCGCGGGCGGCGGTCCCGTCGATCGTCGCCGACTACCGGGCCTCGGCGGGCATCGACGTGGCACACGACCGGGCCGACCGCGACGCCGGCCGCCGGCTCGCCATGCCGGTCGCGGTGGTGCAGCAGGACTGGGGTGCGGCGCTCGGCTATGACGCGGCCGCGATCTGGGGTGCCTGGGCGCCGGACCTGGTGCACCGCACGACCTCGGCCGGTCACTTCATGGCGGAGGAGGCGCCCGACGAGATCGTCAAAGCGTTGCGTGACCTGTTGAGCCGATGA